The following nucleotide sequence is from Halobacillus mangrovi.
TTAGAAAGAAGGCATAACATCGTCCCTGATGCTGTCAGTTACGGAATTCCTACATTTGCCGAAAAAGCAGAGGGAGCAAAAGTTACGGATGTTGATGGGAATACCTTTATCGATTTTGCCGGTGCAATTGGAACCATCAATGTAGGCCACTGCCATCAAAAGGTAAAAGATGCCCTCCATGACCAAGTGGAAAAATTCATTCACACGGGCTTTAATGTCATGATGTATGAGCCTTATATTGCACTTGCTGAAAGGTTGGCTGAACTTGCCCCTGGGGATCATGACAAAAAAGTACTCTTACAAAATAGTGGAGCGGAAGCGGTGGAAAACGCAGTTAAGGTTGCTCGCAAGTACACAGGAAGGCAAGGTATTGTCACTTTTGCAAACGCTTTCCACGGCCGTACCCTAATGACCATGTCCATGACCAGTAAGGTGAAACCGTATAAATTTGAATTTGGTCCCTTTGCTCCTGAAGTGTATAAGGCCCCTTTTCCATATGCTTATCGCCGTCCTAAGGAGATGAGTGAAGAAGCGTATATTGATTACATGATAGAACAATTCAACAATTTTCTAATTAGTGAAGTAGCTCCTGAGACAATCGCGGCCGTTGTGATGGAACCAGTTCAGGGAGAAGGCGGCTTCATCGTACCAGATAAGAGGTTTGTACAAGCAGTGAGAAAACTGTGTGAACAACATGGAATTCTGTTTATTGCAGATGAAATCCAAACAGGATTCGGCCGTACTGGAAGCTATTTTGCTTCAGAGCACTTCGATATTGTCCCTGATATCATTACGGTCTCTAAATCCTTAGGAGCTGGCACCCCGATTAGTGGTGTGATTGGCAGAAGAGAAGTTATGGATGCTGCCAACGCTGGGGAGTTGGGTGGAACATACAGTGGAAACCCTTTGGGATGTCGTGCAGCACTTGCTGCGATTGACATCATTGAGGAGGAAAGATTAAATTCACGCGCCAATGCTATCGGACAGCGAGTAAAAGGGTTTTTCCATCAGCTAGCAGAAGAGCTGGATTGTATAGGGGATGTACGTGGGTTAGGTGCGATGGTTGCCGTGGAAGTAG
It contains:
- the gabT gene encoding 4-aminobutyrate--2-oxoglutarate transaminase gives rise to the protein MTSHASINTNLPGPIAGDLLERRHNIVPDAVSYGIPTFAEKAEGAKVTDVDGNTFIDFAGAIGTINVGHCHQKVKDALHDQVEKFIHTGFNVMMYEPYIALAERLAELAPGDHDKKVLLQNSGAEAVENAVKVARKYTGRQGIVTFANAFHGRTLMTMSMTSKVKPYKFEFGPFAPEVYKAPFPYAYRRPKEMSEEAYIDYMIEQFNNFLISEVAPETIAAVVMEPVQGEGGFIVPDKRFVQAVRKLCEQHGILFIADEIQTGFGRTGSYFASEHFDIVPDIITVSKSLGAGTPISGVIGRREVMDAANAGELGGTYSGNPLGCRAALAAIDIIEEERLNSRANAIGQRVKGFFHQLAEELDCIGDVRGLGAMVAVEVVSDKENKTADKTLAGRIISDAQQNGLLILGAGVYGNVIRFLMPLVISDEELDEGLSILENSFRTILEKAVD